A section of the Balearica regulorum gibbericeps isolate bBalReg1 chromosome W, bBalReg1.pri, whole genome shotgun sequence genome encodes:
- the LOC142599312 gene encoding zinc finger protein 131-like, with product KLAGFIYLQIPVSVLTGEKPFECPNCHERFARNSTLKCHLTACQSGAGAKKGRKKLYECQVCNSVFNSWDQFKDHLVIHTGDKPNHCTLCDLWFMQGSELRRHLKDVHNISERIVTEEVLPVEAVEAEPVTSMTIIEQVEQVHVLPVIQVQVDPAQVTVEQMHQDLIQYSQVKGTQMEELQEQVQISYLEVEHIQTEHGAEVHVEQLHVEHVNQIQMEEVQAELIDGTDLEQVEYESVDQGEAEEKETSQVDDVDKEDHEQAEDLKTQQLVDTQNEKVDDEDK from the exons AAACTAGCTGGTTTTATATACTTACAAATCCCTGTGTCTGTCTTAACAGGTGAAAAACCATTTGAATGTCCAAACTGCCATGAACGTTTTGCTAGGAATAGCACACTCAAGTGTCACCTGACGGCTTGTCAGTCTGGAGCTGGAgctaaaaagggaagaaagaagctgtACGAATGTCAG GTTTGTAACAGTGTGTTTAACAGCTGGGATCAATTTAAAGATCACTTAGTAATACACACCGGTGACAAACCCAACCACTGTACCTTATGTGATTTATGGTTTATGCAAGGCAGTGAGCTGAGAAGGCATCTCAAAGACGTGCACAATATTTCAGAACGAATAGTGACTGAAGAGGTTCTTCCAGTGGAAGCTGTGGAAGCTGAACCAGTAACATCAATGACTATAATAGAACAAGTGGAGCAAGTCCACGTCCTACCAGTAATTCAGGTACAAGTGGATCCTGCACAGGTAACTGTGGAACAGATGCACCAGGATCTCATACAGTACAGTCAAGTGAAAGGCACACAGATGGAGGAACTGCAAGAACAGGTGCAAATTAGTTACTTGGAAGTTGAACACATTCAGACTGAACACGGTGCTGAAGTTCATGTGGAGCAGTTACATGTTGAACATGTAAATCAAATACAGATGGAAGAAGTACAGGCAGAACTTATAGATGGAACAGACCTGGAACAAGTAGAATATGAAAGTGTTGAtcaaggagaagcagaagaaaaggaaactagTCAAGTAGATGATGTAGATAAGGAAGATCATGAACAAGCTGAAGACTTAAAAACTCAACAATTAGTGGACACACAGAATGAAAAGGTGGATGACGAGGACAAATAA